The genomic region TGCGCTGGAGCCGGGAGGCATTCTCGACAATGCCGTCGCTGTGGCGATCCCAGTAGGCGTTGACCAGATTCGGGTAGTTCAGGTAGCCCGGCTGGCTGCGGTAGAAGGTCTGCGTCAGGCCCAGCGGCTCAAAAATGGTCTGGGTGATAAACCGGGCGTGGTCGCCGGTAAGGGCGTCGGTCAGCAGGGCCAGCAGCACAAAGTTGGTGTTGCGGTACGAATGCCGGCTGCCGGGCTCGAAGGTCAGCGGCTTGCCATTAATGTATTTCAGGTAATCTTCCGGCGTAAACGGATAGTCCGGCTTCTGGAGGAGCGTCGTGACGTAAGCCGGCTCGCTGTTGTACTCCGGAACGCCGGAGGTGTGGTTCAGCAGCATGCGCACCGTGATTTTTTGGGCATCGGCAATGTAGCGGCTGTAGCGATCGGGCAGGTACCGCGTCATGGGCGCATCCAGATCCACTTTGCCCTGCTCATATAACTTCAGGACCGCCACGGCCATGTAAGTTTTCGCCACGCTTTGCAGATACTGGAGGTGGCAGGGTTCCATCGCCGTTTTGTCTTCAATTTTGGCGTAACCCGCCGATGTCGTCCACCAGCCTTCTTTGGAATAAACGGCCAGTACGGCACCCGGAACCCCCGATTTGGCGAGCTCTTTGATCGCCGCACCGGCGGCGGCCGCCCGGGAATATTCGGCGTTTATAATTTCGGATGAATTGCACTTGGCTGACGGAAGATCCGCGCGGTAGACGGAGCAATTCGTCAGAAAAAATAGCAAAAGAAAAAGAGAAAAAATCGATTTCATGACTTTACGTTTCAGAAGTATTTGTTGTTTGAATTAATGAAAATGGATACGCGAACCTACCTGAATCAGCGTTTGCGGCACAAGCGGAATGCTCTGGTTATAGCCGTTAACCAGCACCATCTGGTAACTGGCAAAGGGTGAAAAAGGCGTGCGCGAATTGGGATTGTTATACCCAATAGAAATTCCAACCGGAACGGCCAGCATGCCTTTTCCTTTATGCCCGACGGAGACCCATTCGCCCTCAACGGATTTGTAGGATTCTACTGGACGAAAAGACATCAGATAACCGGCTCCGGCTTTGACTTCCGTATAAATATTGGAAAAAAGAGCCGGTCGCCAGGCCGTTTGGGTGTAGGCCAGCACACCGTTGCCGACCACTTTGTTCCGGTACCAGACCACATTGAATTGCTGGGCCCAGTTGTGCCGTCCGTTCAGGCTTACTTCGGTGCCCAGGCCGAGGCCGACGTTCGTGAAGTTGGTCTTCAGATCCCGGAAGGGGAGCGAGAGGGAGTGGAATTGGAGCGTGACCACCAGCGGGAAATTTCGATAGGCCCGCGGCGCCTCCGTCTGGCCGCGGGAGATGAGGGCCAGAAGACAGCCCAGTACGGTTCCGATTAGCTTTGTTGTTTTCATGCGCAATTTTTTTGCGCAAGGTAAAGCTCAAAAAGTGCGTACAGAGGCTGTCCGGGCCGATTTTCCGGTGAAGTGTAGCCGATTTCCCGACGAAATGAACTTACTCGGGCCGAAACCAGGCCTTGAATGCGGCGGCTTTGATGCGGCTGACGGGGATTTCGGAGGGGAACAGTTCGGTTTTTTGCAGCAGGACCAGCAGCTTTCCGTTTTCCGCCCGTTTGAAGCCCGTAATAAACTGCCGGTGCAGAATGTACTGCCGGTTCAGCCGGAAGAAAAAAGCGGGCGGGATTTGCTGCTCAACTTTGTCGAGCGACTGGTCGAGGTAATATTTATTGCCCGCCAGATGACAGGCCACGGCATAGTCGCCTTCGACGTAAAAACCGGGAATTTCGTCAAATTTTAACCACAATTCCTTTTTGCCGAATCGGACGGGAAAACCTTCCTGTTTAATGCGGTTTTCTTCCTGTCGTTTGTTTTCGGCATCCTGCAATTCGTAGTAATAATGAAGCCCGATGTAAATGCCGTTGATGACAAAAAACCAGATGCTGATGATGAACAGGTCGCGGGTATAAAAAATCAGCGGAGCTGGTTTTCCCAGCGCAATCCAGCTGACCAGTTCGGTCAATAAACTAATGACGGCCAGACCAAGCAGCGTGGTGCTGAGCGCCTGAAAAAGAATGCGCTTTAATGGCCCTCTGTAATAGGGCCATTTTTTGTCGAGGTAAATGATAAACTGACGCACCGCGTACCAGGCCAGATAGCCCTGCACCGTATCAATTGTAAAGGTCAATAATAAAAAACCATTGAACTGAATATTCGGGTAGGTCAGGTAATAATTAAAACCGCTGATAAACGGAATTAAAATCAAAAACAAAGGCACATCCGGATGGTACGGGTTTTTTAACTCGCGTTGCGCCTGCATGGAAGATAACGGTTAAAAAGTCAGGAAGGGTACTCCATAAATTCACCGGTTTCGCGGTGGCCTTTCGGCTCGCGCAGCTTTTTCCAGCCTTCGCTCAGAAAACCGACACCGTAGCCGGTCAGCTGGACAAAAGCGGCGATGACGCTCAGCAGACCCACTTTCAGACTTTTCTCCCTGCGGGTGCCGTCGATCAAGATAGCTAATGAAAACAACAAAAGAAAGCCGAGCGCCAGGCCGAACAGAACCGGACTGATCAGCGCCAGCAAAGGCACCGAGGCCAGCCCTAGCGTAAAGACCGCCGGAAAGGTATGGACGAGCTTTAACTCAGCCGGAAAAAACCGGGAAATGTTGATCCGCGCCCGTCCGAAGAACCGCAGTTGCCGGTAAAACTGCCGGAAGTCCGTGCGCCGCTTGTGGTAGATGAACGCCTCCGGAATGAGACCCGTTTTGAAGCCGTTTTCGATAATCCGGATAGCAAACTCGATGTCTTCGCCCATCCGGCTGATTTTGTACCCGCCGATTTTCTCGTAGACCTGCCGCGAAAGGCCCATGTTGAAGCTGCGGGGGTGGTACGTTCCGCCCAGATTTTTGCTGCTGCCCCGGATACCGCCCGTTGTGAAGGGCGAGGTCATGGAATAGCTGATGGCTTTCTGAACAGGCGTGAAATCCGGGTGAGCCGCGTCCGGACCGCCGTAAGCGTCGAGCCAGGACGTTTGAAGCCGCTTTTCAACGGCTTCGAAATAATGCGGCGGCACCAGGGCGTCGGAGTCGAAAATGACGAAATAGTCGCCCGTCGCCCGCTGAAAACCGTAGTTGCGCGTGAAGCCCTGCCCGCTGTTGGGCTTGAAGAAATACCGGATAGGGAGCCGGTCGCGGAATGAGTCGGCCACCTGCTCCGCCTTGTCCACCGAGCCGTCTTCGATGACCAGAATCTCGTCGGGAATACGGGTTTGTTTCGCCAGCGAATCCAGCAGCTCGCGCAGTTCGTCGGGGCGATTGTAGACGGGGATGAGAACGGTGAAACGCATGATCGTTGAATTTTGAAGGATGAATGCTGAAGGCGGCCTCGCTCGATACAAAGCGGCGCAGCCATTCAACATTCATCCTTCAGCACTAAATAACCTCTTTCAGGCTCTCCTCGTTCGCCGCAATGACCTCCTCCACCAGCTCGTCGGTCAGGGCTGTGGACAGGAAGAGGCTTTCGAACTGGGAGGGGGCCAGGTACACGCCGCGCCGGAGCATGGCGTGGAAATAACGGCCGAACAGCGGAAGGTCGCAGGTTTTGGCTTCCTCAAAATTCGTCACCGGCTTGTCGGTCATAAACAGCGTGAACATCGAGCCCAGGTGGTTGATGGTGAAGGGAAGCCCCAGCTTTTGGAGGCTGTTCTGGAAGCCCGTCACCATTTTGCTGCCGATTTCCTCCAGACGCGTGTACACCTCCGGATGCCCGTGCAGGTGCCGCAGCATGGCCAGACCCGCCGACATGGCGATCGGGTTGCCCGAAAGCGTGCCCGCCTGGTACACCGGACCCGCCGGCGAAACGACGTTCATGATGTCCGCGCGACCGCCGTAGGCCCCCACGGGCATGCCGCCGCCGATGATCTTGCCCATCGTCGTCAGGTCCGGGCGGATGCCGAAGCGCTCCTGCGCCCCGCCTTTCGCCAGCCGGAAGCCGGTCATGACCTCGTCAAAAATCAGCAGAATGTCGTTCTTGTCGCAAAGCTCGCGGATGCCTTCCAGAAAGCCCGGCTCGGGCAGGACGCAGCCCATGTTGCCAACAACCGGCTCCAGAATGATCGCCGCAATCTGGTTGTGGTTGTTGTCGATGAGCATTTCAACGGCCCGGAGGTCGTTGTAGGGCGCCGTGAGCGTGTCGTGGGCCGTGGCCTTCGTCACGCCGGGACTGTCGGGCACGCCCATCGTGACCGCTCCGCTGCCGGCGGCAATCAGGAAGGAGTCGCCGTGACCGTGGTAACAGCCCTCGAACTTGATGATTTTATCGCGGCCGGTAAAGCCCCGGGCTACCCGGATAGCCGCCATCGTCGCTTCGGTGCCGGAATTTACCATCCGGACTTTCTCGACCGACGGAACGATCTCCGTAATCAGTTCGGCCATTTCCACCTCCTTGCGGGTCGGGGCGCCGAACGAAAACGAGTGCTGGATGGCCTCGCGCACGGCTTCCTCCACCGGCTCGAAGGCGTGACCGAGAATCATCGGCCCCCAGGAATTGATGAGTTCGATATAGCGGTTGCCGTCTTCGTCGTAGATGTACGGTCCTTTGGCAGATTTAATAAACAGCGGTGTGCCGCCCACCGCCCGAAACGCCCGTACCGGCGAGTTTACCCCCCCCGGAATGAGCGTCTTGGCCTGTTCGAAAAGTTGCTGGCTGGTTGTCATAATTTAATGAGTGAATGAGTGAATGAGCGGTCCGCCGCCGCGGTGGATAGCTTCGCTGTCCAACATCAATGCTTGTCAGCGGAGCTATTCACCGCGGCGGCGGACCGCTCATTCACTCATTCGCAATGATAAACTGTCCTTCTTCAAATTTAACAATTGGAACCCGGCGGTTTTCGTTCGACTGGCTGTAGTCGAAGCCGGCAATGAGGTAGTCTTCGCGCTCGCTTTTCAGCGGCGGTCCCTGGGGAAGCACGCCCCGGTTGCGGGCAAGCATGCGGCCGAAGAACAGCAGCATGTCGTAGCCCTGGTAGGCAAAAACGGACGGAATGATGTTGCGGGTTTCCAGATACGCCTGATTGAAGCTCTCCACCTCCGGCCGTTTGTTGTCCACGAAATCTGGATAGAGCAGGTATAACTCGCTGCGCTCGAAGACCGAAAGCGAATTTTTGGTAAAATCAAAAGCCCCGGACGTAGCGATCACGGGAGCCGTTACCTTTCGCGCCGAAAGCGTTTTTAGTAGTTTGGGTCCGGTTTTTTCGTCGCTGCTCACCAGCAGAATATGGGCCGCCCGGCTGGCTTCGGTCAGGGTGATCTGTTCGGTGTCGCCGGCCAGTTTCTTGAATTCAAGGATCTGGAACCCGACTTTCCGGGCCTCCTGCTGATAGATGGCGGCCAGCGTTGAGTCTTTGCGCGTGCTGCCAAAATAAATGGCGACCCGTTTGCCCATGCCCAGCGTACGGGCAAAAGTCAGGGTTTGCAGGGCTTGCTGGGTGAGCGACGGCTGGGCCAGAAACGCCAGCGGCTGACTGGCCACCAGTTCGCTGCTGGTCGAAATGGGATTGACCAGCGGCAGGCCGTTGCGGCTGGCAAATTCAGTGGCAATCCGGTTGGGTTCGGCGTAAAGCGGCCCGAACAGCAGGTCGTTCTGAATGAACGACGGGTTGTTGAGCAGTTCGGTCATCTTCGCCGCGTCGTTTTCCACGTCATAGGCAAACAGATTGACCGTAACGCCTTCCTGCTGCAGCTTTTCCTGGGCCAGCTTCATCCCGTTGTACAAATCCAGCGCATACTGGTTCGAACGGGCCGTTCCGCCCGGGTTCAACTGGTTCAGGCGGAAAGGAAACAGCACGCCGACATTGAAGTAACCTTTGTTGCGGTTCCGCTCCGGACGGGCCGGATTCACGCCCGATGCCGTCGTGGAGGCCACCGGCTCGGTGACCGCAGGCCGGTTGGAAGCCGAAGCCGTCGGAACGCCGAAGCGGTTGGTCAGCCGGTCGGAAAGCTCCAGGTCCGAGCGGTCCGTGGACGTCCGCTGAATGAGGTCGATGAGCGCCAGGGCCAGGTTTCGGTTGTCGGGATATTCCCGTTGCAGCGATTTCAACCGGTTCAGCTCCGTGATGCGGGCAAAATGGGCGGACTCCAGCTTCTGCACATCGGCTTTCAGGGAAGTTCCGGAAAGGCGCGACAGAAAGGTCAGCCCTTCCTCGTACAGCCCGCCTTCAAAACTGGCCGCGGCCATCAGGTAATAGGCGTCGTCGGCCTTGTTCCAGTCCGGAAAACGGTCGAGCAGCTGCCGGAGCATCAGCCGGGCGCCGGTTTGATTTTTAAGGCGAAAATCGGCCAGGGCGTGGTAATAGTGGGCATACGGGCCGAGGCCGTCCCGCCGCTGAAGCAGGGGCGTCAGTTCGGCTTTGGCTTTTTCGTACTGTCCCTGCTGCACGAGCTGAACCCCCTGGCGGTAGCGGCGCTCGGCCGCGTCCTGGGCCCGGGCGATTCCCACCGTGAGGCAGAGAACGGCGAAAAGAATATTCTGTAGGTAACGAAGCGTCATGTCAGTACTAACAGCTTTGGGGCGGGTAGGGTTATGTTCCTGCAAAGGTACGACCGGAATCCATCAACCGTACCGAAGGGGGGGACAAAGATTAAGGGGCTGTCCATGATTTTTCGGATCATAGCCAGCCCCCCAATCGGTCCGCGTCTGCGCCTATTTTTTCTTGGTCCGCTGGTCGGCCCGTTTCTGGGCTTCTTCGGCTTTCTTCTTGGCTTCTTCCGCCTGTTGCAGCGACCGTTGCAGCATGTCCTGGAACTTGGACTTCTTGCCTTCGCCGCGCTCGAACTTCTTCTTGTTCTCGTCGAGCACCACCCGGATTTTGTCTTCGTTGACAAAGCGGCGGATCAGCTGCTGCTGCGCAATCGTCACCACGTTGGACACGAAGTAGTACCAGGTCAGACCCGCCGGGAACGAGTTCAGAATGAACATGAACATCAGCGGGAAAATGTACGCCATCGCCTTCATGTTGATCGGGCTGTTGGGCTGGGCGGGCGTCATCTGGTTGTTGTACCAGGCGTACGCCAGGCTGGAGGCCGTCATCAGGATGGTGAACAGGCTGATGTGGTCGCCGGCAAACGGCAGACCAAACGGCAGGTTGATAAACGAGTCGTAGGTCGAGAGGTCACTCGCCCACAGGAACGGCTTCTGCCGGAGTTCGATCAGGTTCGGAAACAGGAAGAACAGCGACATCAGGATCGGCATCGTCGCCAGCACCGGAATACAGCCGCTCAGCGGACTGACGCCGACCTGCTGGTAAAGCTTCATCTGCTCGGACTGCATCTTGGCCATGTCGTCGCCGACGCGCTCCTTGATTTCGTTGATTTCCGGCGTCAGGACCCGCATCTTGGCCATGCTCACGTACGATTTGTAGGTCAGCGGCGTCAGCAGCGCCTTAACGATGAGCACCAGCACCACGATCAGGATACCGTAGTTGCTGAACACCTTCTCCAGCAGGTTGAACATCGGCACGAAGAAGAACTTGTTCAGCGGCTTCAGGACGGCGTAACCGAGGTAAACGTTGCGGTCGAATTCCGGGGCCACTTCGTCCAGAATCTGGTAGTCGTTGGGGCCGAAAAAGAAGCGGAAGTTGCCCTTGCCGGTTTTCAGGTCGCCCATCGGCAACTGCACGTCGGCCACGGCGAGCTTCACATACGAACTGTCAGCCGGGTTCACCAGCGTCCGGAACGTCGCCTTTTGCAGGGGTGAATTTTTGGCAACAAAGCTCGCCAGGAAATACTTGTGCTTGATAGAATACCACTGCACCGGCTCTTCGACGATCTGCTCGCGGTTGCCGGTCGCATCTTTGGGCAGTTCCTCGAAGTTCTCGTCGCCCGTCAGGTAGTGAATGGTCGCTTCCTTGCGGTTTTCGTTGAGGTCATTTTCAAACTGCCGCATCTTGTCCTGCCATACGAACCGGACGTTGTCGTTGGTGACGAGGCGGTCCATGCCCGTCAGTTTGAGGTCATACTCGACCGTGTAGCCTTCGGCCGGGATCGTGTAGGTCTGTTCGACGGTCTGTCCGCCCGCCAGCGCCAGCCGGAAGGTGACTTTCTGGCCGCTGCCCGAAACGGTCGAACGGGCCGGGGCGTCGGTCGTGAAGTAAAGCTTTTCGAGGTTGATCCGGCCGCGGTTGGTGGGCAGTTCCATCACCATTTCGCTGCTCTGTTCGTCAAACAGAACGAGGGGCTGGTTCGGCTGGCCGAAGGGCTGGTATTTTTTAAGAACAACTTCTTTCACGCGACCGCCCTGGGTGCTGAACGTGAAGCGAACGTCGGCGTTTTCAACGACCACATCCTGCGTCTGGCCGATAGCGGCGGCGGCAAAATCGCCGTACTGGGCCCGGGCGGCGGCAGAGTCGATAGGCTGGTCAGGCCGGGCTTTCTGAAGCGCGTTGGGGGAGGGCTGCGACTGAGCCGATTTTTTCTGGGGTTCTTTTTCCGGCTGCGGCTTTGGCATCAGCAACTGATACCCAAGCAGCATCGCCAGGATGAGGACAATTCCTACTACTTGATTACGATCCATTCTTTATTTTAGGTATGAGGTATGAGGTATGAAAGAAGAGGCAACGGACCGGTTGGCGATCACCTCATGCTTCATACCGCATACCTCATACCTGTTTTCGTTTTTTTGCAAAACTACGGCATTCCCGCGCCTTAACCAACATTCGCCGGGGTGTCCACCAGGCGTTTCTGCTGGGAGAAGGCCAGTGCGGCCTTTATGAAATGCACAAACAGCGGCTGCGGGCTCATGACCGTGCTTTTCAGCTCCGGGTGAAACTGCACGCCGACGAACCACGGGTGATTTTTTAATTCGACGATCTCGACCAGACCCGTCTCCGGATTAATCCCCGTAGCAATCATACCTGCCTTTTCAAACTGGGTCAGGTACTCGTTGTTGAACTCGTACCGGTGCCGGTGCCGTTCGCTGATCTGGGTTTTGCCGTAGACGGCATGGGCGTGCGATTCTTTCTTGATCTTACACGGATACGCCCCCAGACGCATGGTGCCGCCGAGGTTTTTCACCTGCTTCTGGCTTTCCATCATGTCGATAACGGGATGCGGCGTGGTCGGGTTCATTTCCGACGAATGCGCGTCGCTCATTCCCAGTACGTTGCGGGCAAATTCGATCACGGCGCACTGCATCCCGAGGCAGATGCCGAAGAACGGAATTCCGGCCTCCCGGGCGTACTGAATCGTGTTGATCTTGCCTTCAATGCCGCGTTCGCCAAAACCGGGGGCGACCAGAATACCGTCCAGATCGCGCAGCTTGTCGTGCAGGTTTTCGGGGTTGGCCAGCGTTTCCGACTGAATCCACTCGATATTGACCTTGCACTCGTTGGCCGCTCCGGCATGGATGAACGCCTCGGCGATGGACTTGTACGCATCGTGCAGTTCCACGTACTTCCCGACCAGACCAATCGTCACGGAGTCCGATGGATTCTTGAGGCGGCCGAGGAAGTCCTTCCAGGCGTCGAGATCGGCGTCCTGGTCGTTGTAGATGTCGAGCATGTACAGCGCCCGCTGGTCGAGTTTTTCTTTCTTCATCAGCAGAGGCACGTCGTAGATCGTCTCGGCGTCGATGGCTTCGATGACCGAGCTGACCTGCACGTTGCAGAACAGCGCGATTTTGCGGCGGATATCCGGCGGTAGCGGGTGTTCGGTGCGGCAGACGATGATGTCCGGCTGAACGCCCGTTTCGAGCAGCATCCGGACCGAGTGCTGGGTGGGCTTCGTTTTGAGCTCACCCGCCGAGGCCAGGTACGGAATCAGGGTCAGGTGAATCACCAGCGTGTCGTTTTCGCCCAGCTCGAACTTCAGCTGGCGCACCGCTTCGATGAACGGCAGCGACTCGATATCGCCCACACAGCCACCGATTTCGGTGATGATGATGTCGTATTCACCCGTTTCGCCCAGCAGCCGGATGTTGCGTTTGATCTCGTCGGTGATGTGCGGTACGACCTGCACCGTTTTGCCGAGGAAATCGCCGCGCCGTTCGCGGGTGATAACGTTGTTGTAAATACGTCCCGTGGTGATGTTGTTGGCCTGCGATGTCCGGATGTTCAGGAAGCGTTCGTAGTGGCCCAGATCAAGGTCCGTTTCGGCCCCATCGTCCGTCACGTAGCATTCCCCGTGTTCGTAGGGATTCAGCGTACCGGGGTCAATGTTGATGTAGGGGTCGAATTTTTGAATCGTGACCGAAAGGCCACGAGATTGAAGCAATTTGGCAAGTGAAGAAGCAATAATGCCCTTGCCGAGAGAAGATGTCACACCGCCCGTAACAAAAATGTACTTGGCGGTTTTCTGACCGGGTATAGCCATGTCGAAACCGTGTTTGCGTCGTTACGGGATGTAAAGGTACGGAGAATTTGGCGGAGGGGAAAGAAAAAAGTCGGGGGATTGGGATAAGGATTTGGCAGTCAGCAGAAATAAATCCGGACGGGTTTTCGGAAGAAGAAAAAGAGAGCAGTTGTTTGTTTCTCGCAGATTATCACAGATTTTATGCGCAGATTCAAAAATAGCTGCGCTAATCTGCGTCAGAAATTTGTGATAATCTGCGAGAAACAAACACCTTTCCGTCCATGCACTCATTCCATTTTTCCACCGATTACATCCTCGAAAACGACGGAGTCCGCCTCCGCCCCCTGACCCTCGACGACGTTTCCAACCTGCTCCACTTCTCCCTGCACGAACCTGAACTGTGGCAGTATTCGCTCGTACAGGCGGGCGGCGAAGAGGCCCTGCGCCACTACATCCGACAGGCCGTAGAAGCGCGGGAAGCCGGGCGGGAATATCCGTTTATCGTCTTCGACAAATCGCAGAATGTCTTTGCCGGAAGTACCCGTTTTTACGACATCCAGTTGGAGAACCGGACCCTGCTGCTGGGCTACACCTGGTACGGTAAAAATCACCAGGGAACGGGTCTGAACAAGCACTGCAAATACCTGCTGCTGCAATTTGCGTTCGAAACGATGGGCATGGAGCGGGTCGAGTTCCGGGCCGACAATGCCAACCAGCGCAGCATCCGGGCCATGAAAAGCATCGGCTGCGTGGAAGAGGGCCTGCTGCGGAGCCACGGCCGCCGTCCGGATGGTTCGCGGCGGGACAGCATCGTTCTGAGCATCCTCCGAAACGAGTGGTTCAATGGCGTAAAGGAAACTCTCGGCGCAAAACTTGCCCGGGTTTAGTCCGCCCTGCCAGCGGTCGCAAACCTTGACAGGGTTCCCTAAATCAACCCCGCAGCTCCCGTAGGTTTCCAGCCTTGCCCGGCACCGGCCTTATCCGTCAGCGAAGCGACTCAGGGACTGGCGGTGCTTCTCCGGAATTTTCAGGGTCCGGTCGGTAGAACTGAGCCGGAAGTTGCCTTTTTTACTTAAATAATTGTACCTAAACCCGATAATTTTGTATGAAACGTTTCATGGTCGCAATAGCTGCGCTGTTGCTTCATGGGCTTACGCCAACCGCGAAGGCCCAGCAGATTTCCCGCGAAGAACTGATTTTTTTAACGCCCGAATGGAAAGGCGAACGGTTCCCCGACGGTCGTCCCAAGGTGCCGGATGCCATTCTGAAGCGCATGAAGCTCGTTACGCTCGAAGAAGCCTGGGCCGTGCTGAAAGGCGACAATTTTAAACACCAGTACGCCGAAGGCTGGCAGTGCATCAATCCCGACAGCGTGCTGGTGGGCCGCGCCGTAACGGCCACTTTCATGCCCGGTCGCCCGGACGTGCACCGGGTCATCGATAAAAAAGGCCACGAAAAAGACGGCCGGGTGAAGTCCCAGAACTCCTGGCCGATCGACATGCTTGTGAAAGGCGATGTGTACGTAGTCGACCAGTTTGGCGCGCACGAGGACGGCCCGACCATCGGCGACAACCTCGGCAACTCGATTTACGCCAAAACCGGCAACGGCATCGTCTACGAAGGAGCCGTCCGCGACGTGGCCGGGCTGAAGGAAATCGGCGGTTTTACCTCCTTCTTCCGGTCGTACCACCCCTCGCACCACCTCAACAACCCGGACGGCGACCTGAACACCACGCTCGTCGGAATCAACCGCCCGACGCGCATCGGCGGAGCGATGGTCATGCCCGGCGATGTGGTGCTGGGTCGCAATGGAGCCGTCATGTTCATTCCGCCGCATCTGGCCGAGAAAGTGGTAAAAACCTCCGAAATCGTGCGGCTGCGGGATATGTTCGGGCACCAGCGCCTCCGGGAGCAGAAATACACCCCGGGCCAGATCGACAGCCGCTGGTCGGCGGACATCGAGAAGGACTTTTCGCAGTGGCTCAACGCCTACATCGACAAACTGCCCGTTCCCAAAGAGCAGATTCAGGAATACCTCAAAACCCGTACCT from Tellurirhabdus rosea harbors:
- a CDS encoding GNAT family N-acetyltransferase yields the protein MHSFHFSTDYILENDGVRLRPLTLDDVSNLLHFSLHEPELWQYSLVQAGGEEALRHYIRQAVEAREAGREYPFIVFDKSQNVFAGSTRFYDIQLENRTLLLGYTWYGKNHQGTGLNKHCKYLLLQFAFETMGMERVEFRADNANQRSIRAMKSIGCVEEGLLRSHGRRPDGSRRDSIVLSILRNEWFNGVKETLGAKLARV
- a CDS encoding RraA family protein gives rise to the protein MVAIAALLLHGLTPTAKAQQISREELIFLTPEWKGERFPDGRPKVPDAILKRMKLVTLEEAWAVLKGDNFKHQYAEGWQCINPDSVLVGRAVTATFMPGRPDVHRVIDKKGHEKDGRVKSQNSWPIDMLVKGDVYVVDQFGAHEDGPTIGDNLGNSIYAKTGNGIVYEGAVRDVAGLKEIGGFTSFFRSYHPSHHLNNPDGDLNTTLVGINRPTRIGGAMVMPGDVVLGRNGAVMFIPPHLAEKVVKTSEIVRLRDMFGHQRLREQKYTPGQIDSRWSADIEKDFSQWLNAYIDKLPVPKEQIQEYLKTRTW